A DNA window from Anastrepha ludens isolate Willacy chromosome 6, idAnaLude1.1, whole genome shotgun sequence contains the following coding sequences:
- the LOC128868780 gene encoding NKAP family protein, whose translation MKQLKLAIWLVLLLQQEWITLSTAAQQQAPSNSQSSIVQLYDSNRGEAAAPPSESALGSIYRKSRQSRCVRCYEERNGDDRSRNYGSGGYSSRSADNWYYPYERYDDRYRSEDRYRSDDRYRSDDRYRPDYDRYSSSYSAGSSYYRDRDDRLGSKTYDRYDGRGYDRYDRRGGYDQERIGDYYRDRYYERPRGGSYDRDYPDRSSSSRYDYRNYRPWDETYRGQSGFDNSGRGYYFAGENSDRSRYPSKSVYDQRRFSSPCGVQVTDCPYAAGGSSGGGYSGTTQVTSRPITSQHGYDYGYRYGMESSGRGSDSRSGSGAGAATRNTSTNNSNNSSSTQGWNYVDERDKESNMRGNSRDGERGRERERDRDQQSNSYSGRPPRPLGGSYLFDRDSNAVGDDKTTNNAADKGISGGNADGISNISSSTSAGQNRDMNNGNGGGGDNGNGISGGANSMQMQANVKDKQ comes from the exons ATGAAACAACTCAAGTTg GCAATATGGTTGGTGTTATTGCTTCAGCAAGAGTGGATCACTCTATCCACAGCGGCGCAGCAACAAGCCCCGTCAAATAGTCAATCATCCATCGTACAATTGTACGATTCGAATCGTGGAGAGGCAGCAGCGCCACCATCAGAAAGCGCATTGGGTTCAATATACCGCAAGAGTCGCCAATCGAGATGTGTTCGGTGCTATGAAGAACG caaCGGTGATGATCGCAGTCGTAACTATGGCAGTGGCGGCTATTCTAGTCGCTCAGCAGACAATTG gtaCTACCCATATGAACGATACGATGATCGTTATCGTTCAGAAGATCGTTATCGCTCCGATGATCGTTATCGCTCCGATGATCGCTATCGTCCCGACTATGACCGATATTCCTCTTCCTACTCGGCGGGATCTTCATATTATCGCGACAG AGACGATCGTTTAGGCTCGAAAACCTATGATCGCTATGACGGGCGCGGATACGATCGCTACGATCGCCGAGGCGGTTATGATCAGGAGCGTATCGGTGATTATTATCGTG ATCGATATTATGAGCGTCCACGTGGCGGCAGCTACGATCGTGACTACCCCGATCGTTCCTCTTCATCGCGCTATGATTATCGCAATTATCGACCTTGGGATGAAACCTACAG AGGGCAGTCGGGTTTCGACAATTCCGGACGTGGCTATTATTTCGCAGGCGAAAATAGCGATCGCAGCCGCTATCCGTCCAAATCTGTCTACGATCAGCGTCGCTTTTCGTCGCCCTGTGGCGTACAAGTCACCGATTGCCCCTATGCTGCCGGCGGTAGCAGCGGCGGTGGCTACAGTGGTACAACGCAAGTTACCTCACGTCCCATAACTAGCCAGCATGGATATGATTATGGTTATAGATATGGCATGGAAAGTAGTGGTAGGGGTAGTGATAGCAGAAGCGGAAGCGGCGCTGGCGCTGCGACGCGCAACACAAGTACCAATAATAGCAATAATTCCAGCAGTACCCAGGGCTGGAATTATGTAGACGAACGTGATAAAGAGTCAAACATGCGGGGAAACAGTAGGGATGGGGAGAGAGGTCGTGAACGGGAGCGAGACAGGGATCAGCAGAG CAATTCCTACAGTGGCAGACCGCCACGCCCATTAGGCGGCAGCTACCTCTTCGACCGGGACTCGAATGCGGTAGGAGATGACAAGACGACAAACAACGCAGCAGATAAAGGTATCAGTGGTGGCAATGCCGATGGCATCAGCAATATTTCATCGTCAACGAGTGCAGGACAAAACAGAGACATGAATAATGGTAATGGTGGTGGTGGCGATAATGGCAATGGCATTAGCGGCGGCGCGAATTCAATGCAAATGCAAGCAAACGTCAAGGACAAGCAATGA
- the LOC128868781 gene encoding ataxin-10 — MDCSDLNEPPESLKHIQAFMQLPPLDDSNAFKYLEHLKALRNLCAADPTHQNVITEHDQFNGLLHKLLFDSTSLPQNIQLMALQLLANAIVQNSSSQRKIWCHYGEAIVECCDKPPLGRHTDILLMIVYNVLKSAAMLNIEQQSLSVAVRVWQSIVQERSEVSYEFLHFLFEHFIVYGGHNTVRYYAHLTPTERISFLEYLVNYLRQDSPNGRAHPFILKYITKEFNMKSDRILVCQPNNAQAPTTDPLPAREAYAILRVIASASGSELYGDKYADEHSLFLNVSSLLRCLAQVGKQSQNIFTPMSKLEEVALTSNISRDFEAEVSFELKTLLVRCIANLLYKNSTNQGYCIDTQLLPTLLECTNMDARNPLLKEWSILAIRNACFGCPEIQAMIANMTNQGTAQNDIIDELNLDMGALRIKPSRG, encoded by the exons ATGGactgcagtgacct CAATGAGCCGCCGGAAAGTCTCAAGCACATTCAGGCTTTCATGCAATTGCCGCCACTGGACGATAGTAACGCATTTAAATATCTTGAACATTTGAAAGCGCTGCGTAATCTTTGTGCTGCTGATCCGACACATCAGAATGTTATCACCGAACATGACCAATTCAATGGCCTACTGCATAAATTGCTATTTGATAGCACGAGTTTACCCCAAAATATTCAACTAATGGCGCTGCAATTACTTGCTAATGCTATTGTACAAAATTCCAGTTCGCAGCGCAAAATTTGGTGTCATTACGGCGAAGCAATTGTTGAATGTTGTGACAAACCACCGCTAGGTCGTCATACTGATATACTCCTTATGATAGTGTATAATGTCTTGAAAAGTGCTGCCATGTTGAATATAGAACAACAGTCACTGAGTGTAGCAGTTCGCGTTTGGCAATCCATTGTGCAGGAGCGAAGTGAAGTCAGCTATGAATTCCTGCATTTTCTCTTTGAACATTTTATCGTATATGGTGGACACAATACAGTGCGTTATTATGCACATTTAACGCCTACGGAACGAATTTCATTTCTAGAGTACTTGGTGAATTACCTACGTCAAGATAGTCCGAACGGGCGTGCACatccatttattttaaaatatattactaaAGAGTTCAACATGAAGTCTGATCGAATCCTGGTTTGCCAGCctaataatgcacaagcgcccACAACTGATCCGCTGCCTGCGCGAGAAGCTTATGCTATTTTGCGTGTTATTGCCAGCGCGTCCGGAAGCGAATTATATGGAGATAAATATGCTGATGAACACTCGCTTTTTTTGAATGTCAGCAGCCTGTTGCGATGTCTCGCACAAGTGGGCAAGCAAtcgcaaaatattttcacaccAATGAGCAAATTAGAAGAAGTAGCACTCACTTCAAACATTTCCAGAGATTTCGAGGCGGAGGTCTCATTTGAGTTGAAAACCCTATTAGTACGGTGTATTGCGAATTTACTCTATAAAAATTCGACCAATCAAGGTTATTGCATAGACACTCAACTGTTGCCAACTCTGTTGGAATGTACCAATATGGATGCACGAAATCCAC ttcTTAAAGAGTGGAGTATCTTGGCCATACGCAATGCTTGTTTTGGCTGTCCGGAGATACAGGCAATGATTGCCAATATGACCAACCAGGGAACTGCGCAAAATGATATTATTGACGAGTTGAATTTGGATATGGGCGCCTTGCGCATAAAGCCCAGTCGGGGATGA